In Mercenaria mercenaria strain notata chromosome 15, MADL_Memer_1, whole genome shotgun sequence, a single genomic region encodes these proteins:
- the LOC123547152 gene encoding cytochrome P450 1A1-like, with product MSDDDPSRDIFWERAYVADFFCNQFNNTIMTLLPFMRFLPTKYREMYQKGQSLNALIAQRYFYDIKKTHVPGEGNSIVHYYLDEQRKEIESNREPFFTDDRIHAMMYETIVAGIATTLSALTSSMLILLNFPEYQTKIQKELDQHVGQGRLPTFSDRANCTFLKAFELEVPRFVPVLPLLLPHLCVEHVEFEGLDIEPNSTVIANLWFVHHDEKLWGDPWTFRPERFLDEHGDLLPFDHVYLKSVMSFGIGQRQCAAELFAKTRYFLYIATLLQRWRFEFPPGKEQTCDPRSAEAFETKATLTAKPFFCCARERNS from the exons ATGTCGGACGACGATCCAAGTAGAGATATATTCTGGGAAAGGGCGTATGTGGCCGACTTCTTCTGCAACCAGTTTAATAACACCATCATGACACTGTTGCCGTTTATGAGATTCCTTCCAACAAAATACAGAGAGATGTACCAGAAAGGACAATCTCTCAATGCACTCATAGCTCAACGATATTTCTATGATATCAAG AAAACTCATGTACCAGGTGAAGGCAACAGTATCGTACATTATTATCTCGATGAACAGAGGAAAGAAATTGAATCCAATAGAGAACCATTCTTTACAGATGACAGAATACATGCAATGATGTATGAAACGATCGTTGCAG GTATTGCAACGACATTATCTGCTCTGACAAGTTCCATGCTTATTCTTCTGAACTTTCCGGAATATCAGACAAAGATACAAAAGGAACTTGACCAGCATGTTGGGCAAGGACGGCTTCCTACTTTCTCCGACAGGGCAAACTGTACATTCTTGAAGGCGTTTGAGCTGGAAGTTCCCCGCTTTGTACCTGTGTTGCCATTACTTCTGCCTCATTTGTGTGTGGAACATGTCGAGTTCGAAGGATTAGATATTGAACCTAACAGTACG GTGATTGCCAACTTGTGGTTTGTGCACCACGACGAGAAGTTATGGGGAGACCCATGGACATTCAGACCAGAGAGGTTTCTGGACGAACACGGTGATTTACTTCCATTTGATCATGTATATCTGAAGAG CGTAATGTCTTTTGGCATAGGACAACGACAGTGTGCTGCGGAACTGTTTGCCAAGACACGTTACTTCCTGTATATTGCCACACTTCTACAGCGCTGGAGGTTCGAGTTTCCGCCAGGCAAGGAACAAACATGTGACCCGAGATCAGCAGAGGCCTTTGAGACAAAAGCGACCTTGACAGCTAAGCCATTTTTCTGTTGTGCCAGAGAAAGGAATAGCTGA
- the LOC123560038 gene encoding uncharacterized protein LOC123560038, whose amino-acid sequence MRLEHSDEAGPHQQMGYDITNVTNKFGKQLDLVVRHSNSKCEILTIKDIETKIILTENGNVTISVFDPEDPMYKEIPMESKTIPSNKNVTLEKDVQGTLRIRRSLGLIKHESRRRLLLQDKLASF is encoded by the exons ATGAGACTTGAG catTCTGATGAAGCAGGTCCGCACCAGCAGATGGGGTATGACATCACAAACGTGACCAACAAATTTGGGAAACAGCTTGATCTGGTAGTGAGACACTCAAACAGCAAGTGCGAAATATTAACCATCAAGGACATAGAGACTAAAATAATTTTAACGGAAAATGGCAATGTAACTATTTCCGTGTTTGACCCCGAGGACCCGATGTATAAAGAAATACCGATGGAAAGTAAAACGATACCATCCAATAAAAATGTCACACTTGAGAAAGATGTACAAGGAACACTGAGAATTAGGCGAAGCCTCGGTTTGATTAAGCACGAATCGAGGAGACGATTATTACTTCAGGATAAACTTGCCTCGTTCTGA